The genomic stretch AGAACCCGCTCTATATTTTCCTGGTGCCGTTCTGGGCGGCCGGCGGGCCGGCGCGGCTGAAGCAGGCGATCGCACAGCGCATCGACATCGATCCCGCGACGCTACCCTATCGCGCGCCACTGCTCGAGCGGCTGCGCGCTGAGCACGGCGAGGGCCGCAAGATCGTGCTGGCGACCGGTACGCCGCGCAAATTCGCCGATGCCATTGCCTGTCATCTCGGCATTTTCGACCGTGTGCTGGCGACCGACGGCCTCGACAATCTCACCTCCGGCAAGAAGCGGGCCTCGCTGATATCGGCCTATGGCGATGGCGGCTTCGACTATGCCGGCAACAGCCGCCATGATCTCCAGGTCTTCGATGCCGCTCGCAATGCAATCGTCGTTGCGCCCGACCGCCATGCCGCGCGCTGGCAGGCGGCGCATGGCGCCGAAACCATGCCGGCGCCGAAGCCGACCTTGCGGACCGTCGTCAAGATGCTGCGCGTGCATCAGTGGCTGAAGAACTCGCTGATCGCCGTGCCGATGGTGCTGTCGCACGAATATTTCAACACCAACATGATCTGGCAATGCCTGCTGGCGTTCATCTCGTTCAGCGCGGTCGCCTCGGCGATCTATATCCTCAACGACTTCTTCGACCTCGCGCTCGACCGCAAGCACGCCACCAAGCGCAACAGGCCGTTCGCCAGCGGGGCGCTGTCGATCCCGTTCGGCCTCGGCGCGATGGCGGTGCTGGTGGCGATCGGCCTCGGCGCCGGCCTGTTTTTGCCAATCGAATTCCTCGGTGTGCTCGGCGGCTACATGGTCGTCACCACGGCCTATTCGCTGTCGTTCAAGCGCATGCTGCTGGTCGATGTGCTGACGCTGGCCGGCCTCTACTCGATCCGCGTGATCGCGGGTGCCGCCGCGACCGGCGTCGACGTCTCGTTCTGGCTACTCGCCTTCTCGATCTTCTTCTTCCTGTCGCTGGCGCTGGTGAAGCGCTTCGTCGAACTGCGCACCACCGCCATTCCGCCCGGCGAACGCATTGCCGGGCGCGGCTATCGTACCGAGGACCAGGAGATCGTCGCCCAGGCCGGCATGGCCTCCGCCTTCTCCTCGGCACTGGTGCTGGCGCTCTACATGGACAGCGTCGCGGTGCGCGAGCTCTATCCGCATCCCTGGCTGATCTGGCCGCTGCCGCCGATCGTGCTCTACCTCACCATGCGCGTCTGGATCCTGGCGCGGCGCGACGAGATGAATGACGACCCGGTCGTCTTCATCATCCGCGACTGGCGCAGCCAGATCGTGGTCGCGATCGGCGCCGTGCTGCTGGTCATCGGAGGCTGGTAGGCATGGCCGAGCGTTTTCTGAGCTTCGGCCTTGCCACGCCGCCGGCGTCACGCGCGGTAAGCGCCGACGACGCCATTGCGTTGCTGAAGGGCGGCCAGACGAAGGAAGGGTCGCTGCTGGCCTATGGCAATGGGCGTTCCTATGGCGATTCCTGCCAGAACCGGGCCGGAGCGGTCGTCGACATGCGGACGCTGAACCGCATCCGCGCCTTCAACGCCGAGACCGGTGTGCTCGAAGCGGATGCCGGCGTGCTGCTGTCCGACATCATCGCGCATGCTGCGCCTTACGGCTTCTTCCCAGCGGTGGTTCCGGGCACGCAATTCGTGACGCTCGGCGGCGCCATCGCCAATGACGTGCACGGCAAGAACCACCACCGGCGCGGCACGTTCGGCTGCCATGTCGAAAGCTTCACGCTGCTGCGGTCCGACGGGAAGACCTATCGCTGCTCGGTATCAGACAATCCGCGCCTGTTTGCGGCGACCATCGGCGGCATGGGCCTGACCGGCCTCATCCTGTCGGCCTCGATCCGGCTGATGCGGGTGCCTTCGCTCGACATCGTCGAGAAGACGATGCCGTTTCGCGACCTCGGCGAATTCTTCGATCTGGCCGCGGCGGCGGACCAGGCCAATGAATATGTGGTCGCCTGGATCGACCAGCTCGCCGGTGGCCGCAACAGCGGGCGCGGGCTGCTGTTTACCGGGAACCACGCCGAGCATGGCTCGCACACGGCCGCGCGCGCCGGCGGCAGTCTTTCCGTGCCGTTCCAGCCGCCGTTTAATATGCTCAACCGGCCGTTCCTGACTGCTTTCAATGCCGCCTACCGGTGGAAGAAGGGCCGGGCCACGGTGCCGCGCCACACCGGCTACCAGGGCTTCTTCTTCCCACTCGACGGCGTGAGCGACTGGAACCGGCTTTATGGCCCGAAGGGGCTGTTCCAGCACCAGAGCGTGGTGCCGGAAGAGGCCGCGCGCATTGTCGTGCCGGAATTGCTCGCGGCGGCCCGGCGAGCCGGGCAGGGGTCCTTCCTCACCGTGTTGAAGCGCTTCGGTTCGATCCGCTCGCCGGCGCTGCTGTCGTTCCCGCGGCCCGGCTACACGCTGACGCTGGATTTCCCCAACAAGGGGGCGGCGACGCTTGCCCTGCTTGGCGAACTCGACCGCATCACGGTCGCGGCCGGCGGTGCGGTCAATCCCTACAAGGATGCGCGCATGGGCGCGGCAATCTTTGCGGCTTCCTTTGCGGACTGGCCGAGGCTGGAAGCGCTGCGCGACCCTGCCTTCATGTCCGATTTCTGGGCGCGCACGGCCGGCAGAGTCGACCTGCGGCGGCGCGGGGCCGAGGCCGCCGAATAGATAAAATTGGAATGAATCATGGTTAGCGAACGATTAACGGCAAGGTTTACTGAAAATATTCATGCGAGTTCACGAAATCTTTTCAGCTTTGTATTAATCGATGGCGCGGGGTGGTGAGCAGGCATGAAATATATCGTCTTCATTCTCTTTACGGTCATGACCAATGCCGCCGCGCAGCTCATGCTGAAGCAAGGCATGATGTCGCTTGGGCCGATCTCGTTCGAGGGCGTCAATCCGCTCGTCAAGCTGCTGCAGATCGTCTTCAGCCCCTGGGTGTTCCTCGGCCTCTGCACCTTCGTGATTTCCATGGCCTCGCACCTTTATGTGCTGTCCAAGGTCGAGCTTTCCTTTGCCTATCCCTTCCTCAGCCTCGCCTATGTCGCCGTCGCTATCTTTGCCTATTTCGTCTTTCGCGAGGACCTCAATGGCTGGCGCGTCGCCGGCATTGCTTTCATCTGCGTCGGCACGGTGCTGATCGCGCAAAGCGGGCGAGGGCATGAAGACCAGACCGCTTCCATCGCACCCGACAAGATCCCTGCAAGCGAGACCCTTCGATGAGACATGTGATTTTCGGCGGTGACGGCTTCGTCGGCCGCCACCTTGCGCCCAAGCTCGTGGCCGATGGCGAAGAGGTCGTCGTCGCCGACATCGTCAAGAGCGACCTGCCGCACTATCGCAACGTCCGCTTCATCAAGTGCGACGTCACCGATCCGGCCTCGGTCGCCGCCGTGGGGTTGAAGGCCGACGACATGGTCTACAATCTGTCGGCCAAGATGCTGTCGCCGATCCAGGTACGGGCCAAGCGGCATGACTTCTTCTTTCCGGTGAATTTCCATGGCACCGAGCACATCATGCAGGCCATGGACAAGGCCGGTGCGCCAAGGCTCGTCCACTACACGACCGACATGATCTACGGCCACACGGTCACCCAGCCGATGACCGAGGAGCATCCGGTCGCGCCGCTCGGCGAATATGGCTGGTCGAAGCAGAAGACCGAGGAACTCGCTGTCGAATGGCGTAAGCGCGGCATGTCGATCGCGCTGTTCCGGCCGCGGCTGATCATCGGTCCCGGCCGGCTCGGCATTCTCGAAAAACTGTTCAAGCTGATCGACTGGAACCTTCCGGTGCCGATGATCGGCTCGGGCAGGAACCCCTATCAGTTCATCTCCGTGTTCGATTGCGCGGAAGCTGCCCGCGCGGCCTGGAAGGCCGGCGTGCCCAACGAGGCCTATAATCTGGGTTCCCTCAACCCGCCGCCGGTGAAGAAATTGCTCGGCGACCTGATCCGGCATGCCGGCTCCAAGTCGATCCTGCTGCCGACACCCGGCTGGGCGGTCAAGCGCACGCTCGACCTGCTCGACGTCATGAACATGCCGATCATGGATCCGGAGCAATATCTGATCGCCGACGAGGAATGTGTGCTCGACGTTTCCAAGGCCGAGCGTCAGCTCGGCTGGGTGCCGCAATATCGCGACGAGGACATGCTGATCGCCGCCTACAGCGAATACCGCGCCAAGAAGGCCGGGCCAGCTGTCGTCACCAAACATGTGCCCGCCGAGTAGCAGGTCCGCCAAACAATTTTATGGCGCACGACGCTGGTCGTCGTAGCGCGGACAGGAGATTGAAATGACCGTCATGGCCAAGCCGGAACAGACGAATGCGCGCACCCTAGTGAGCGCGCCGGCGCTGTCGCCCGCCACCATCGCCAAGCCAGATCTGATCAGCGTCGAGCAGGCCAAGGCGATGGATGTCGCCGCGATGACCGACCTGTTCAGGGCGCATCTCAATCCCGGCCAGCTGCATTTCATGAAGCTGCTCGGCTTCCACAAGATCAAGATCGAGCGCGCCGAGGGCATGTTCTATATCGACCAGAACGGCCGCAAGATTCTCGATTTCTTCGGCGGCTTCGGCTCGCTGGCCTTCGGCCACAACCATCCGCGCATCCTCGAAGCGCGCAAGAAGTTCCAGGAGGAGAAGCGCCAGGAAATCGCCATCGCCTTCATGTCGCAATATGCGGCGGCGCTGGCGCACAACCTCGCCAAATGCTCGCCCGGCGATCTCGACATGGTGTTTCTGGGTTCGTCCGGCTCGGAAGCGATGGAAGCGGCGGTGAAGCTCGCCGAACGCGCTGCCGGCCCGAAGCGGCCGAAGATCGTCTATGCCGAGAATTCCTTCCACGGCAAGACCAAGGGCGTGCTCGGCATCACCGACGGCCAGCTCTATCGCGCCGACTTCAAGATGGCCGAGAACACTGTGCGCATTCCCTTCGGCGACATCGAAGCGGTCGAACGCCTGTTCCGCAGCGATCCTGAGGTTGGCGTCATCGTGCTGGAAACCATCCAGGGCGGCGGTGGCATCATCCAGGCACCTGCGGAATACTGGCAGAAGCTGCGCGCGCTGTGCGACCAGTATGGCGTGCTGTGGGTGGCCGACGAAGTGCAGTGCGGCTATGGCCGCTCGGGCCGCTTCTACGCCTTCGAACATTACGGCGTCGTGCCAGACGTGACGGCACTGGCGAAGTCGCTCGGCGGCGGCAAGGCGGCGGTCGGCGCGATGATCGCCAGGCGCGAAATTTATATGAAGGCCTATGGCACGCCGAAGACGGCGATGATCCATGCCATGGCGACCTTCGGCGGCATGGGCGAAGCTTGCATCACGTCGATCGAGGCGCTCAACGTGCTCTATGACGAGGGGCTGATCGACAATGCCGCCGTCACTGGTGATTATCTGCTGCAGCGGCTGCAGGCCCTCAAGGACAAATACCCGAAGATCATCAAGGACGTGCGCGGCAAGGGCCTCATGGTCGGGCTGGAGTTCCACGACTTCTCGCAGACCTTGCCGATGGTGCTGCGCCCGATCGTCAGTGTGCTCGACGACAAGCTGAAAGGCTCGCTGTCCGGTTTCGTCGGCGCGCTGCTGCTGCGCGACTACGATGTGCTGGTCGCCTTCACCGAATACAACCGCAACGTCATCCGGCTCGAGCCGCCGCTGATCTGCCAGCGCGAGCATGTCGACCGCTTTGTCGATGCCTTCGACAGCCTGCTGTCGCGCGGCATCGTTTCGATCGTGAAGGATTTCGTCAAAAGCCAGGTCCGCTAAGAAGAAAGCTCATTGGGCAGAACGATGCTGACCAAGTCACCCGCTTCGCAGAACATGCTCGACCGGCTCGCCGAGACCGGCCTGGCGTGGGGCGAGGGGACCTATTCCAGGCTGGCCGCCCCGATCGGCGCGGCTGCCTTCGCGCTCTACATCTTTCTGACCGCGTTCACGGCATGGGTGATGCCAGACGCCAATTGGGACATGCTGCCCTACCTCGCAATATCGGAGGAGGGCACCTATCCGGATGCGCAGGCATTGCATGATTACGCCTATAGCACCGTCAAGGCGGGCGTTTCGGCGGGCGACTACAAGGCGCTGACGGACGATGGCGGCGGTTTCCGCAGCCACATGACGGACAATGCCGCCGACTTCCATTCGCTGCTCGGCATGTACCGGATCAAATTCCTGTACGCCGAGATCCTGTCGACCTTGAGCGCGGTGATGTCGCCGGTCGAGGCGATGCGTCTGGTGCAGGTGTTTTCGGCGCTGCTGTTCGGCGCGATTACGCTGCTCTGGCTGCGAAGGGAAAAGGCATTGGCCTTGGCGCCGGTGGTTGGCGCCGTGCTGATCATGGCCGATTTCGGCGATGCGGCACGAGCCTCGACGCCGGACCTGCTGACGTCGGCGCTGCTGCTCGGCGGGCTCTACGCCTATGTCAGAGGCCGCGAGGTGGCGACGGCGATCCTGCTCTTCCTCGCCTTCATGGTGCGGCCGGACAATATTGTTTTCCTTGCGATTTTCGCGGTGCTGCTGGTCGCCTTCCGGCAGAAGGCCTGGGGCGCGCTGGCCGGCTTCGCCGCGTCCTTCGTCGCCTATTTCGCCATTTCGCATTGGGCCCAGCATCCCGGCTGGTGGCCGCATCTTTGGTTCTCCAGCATCGAACAGCACTACAATATGGACGGGTTCGAGCCGGCCTTCTCGGTCACCGCCTATCTCAGGGCGTTCGCGACGTCGCTGCTGCGCGCCGTCAATCTGAACAGCTGGGTCGGCATTTCGGTCCTGGCGCTGGCCGGCTGGTTCGCCGCAGCGCGTGCCGGCTTCCGCCTAGATCGCCGCGCCGGCATTTTGTTCGCGGCGCTGGTGCTGGGTGCGCTGGCGAAGTTCACGGTCTTCCCGATCCACGACACGCGTATCTATTTCCCGCATCTGATCCCGCCCTTCCTGCTGCTGGCGACGCCGTTCATGGCGCTGTGGGCAGCCGTGGCCCGCGGCCAGCATCGCGCCGCCTTGCAAATCATTCCCGGAGACAAGCCATGAGT from Mesorhizobium sp. 113-3-3 encodes the following:
- a CDS encoding UbiA family prenyltransferase, encoding MDARSDRNAIPLAVDLDGTLIATDLLWEGLFLLLKKNPLYIFLVPFWAAGGPARLKQAIAQRIDIDPATLPYRAPLLERLRAEHGEGRKIVLATGTPRKFADAIACHLGIFDRVLATDGLDNLTSGKKRASLISAYGDGGFDYAGNSRHDLQVFDAARNAIVVAPDRHAARWQAAHGAETMPAPKPTLRTVVKMLRVHQWLKNSLIAVPMVLSHEYFNTNMIWQCLLAFISFSAVASAIYILNDFFDLALDRKHATKRNRPFASGALSIPFGLGAMAVLVAIGLGAGLFLPIEFLGVLGGYMVVTTAYSLSFKRMLLVDVLTLAGLYSIRVIAGAAATGVDVSFWLLAFSIFFFLSLALVKRFVELRTTAIPPGERIAGRGYRTEDQEIVAQAGMASAFSSALVLALYMDSVAVRELYPHPWLIWPLPPIVLYLTMRVWILARRDEMNDDPVVFIIRDWRSQIVVAIGAVLLVIGGW
- a CDS encoding FAD-binding oxidoreductase; the encoded protein is MAERFLSFGLATPPASRAVSADDAIALLKGGQTKEGSLLAYGNGRSYGDSCQNRAGAVVDMRTLNRIRAFNAETGVLEADAGVLLSDIIAHAAPYGFFPAVVPGTQFVTLGGAIANDVHGKNHHRRGTFGCHVESFTLLRSDGKTYRCSVSDNPRLFAATIGGMGLTGLILSASIRLMRVPSLDIVEKTMPFRDLGEFFDLAAAADQANEYVVAWIDQLAGGRNSGRGLLFTGNHAEHGSHTAARAGGSLSVPFQPPFNMLNRPFLTAFNAAYRWKKGRATVPRHTGYQGFFFPLDGVSDWNRLYGPKGLFQHQSVVPEEAARIVVPELLAAARRAGQGSFLTVLKRFGSIRSPALLSFPRPGYTLTLDFPNKGAATLALLGELDRITVAAGGAVNPYKDARMGAAIFAASFADWPRLEALRDPAFMSDFWARTAGRVDLRRRGAEAAE
- a CDS encoding EamA family transporter, producing MKYIVFILFTVMTNAAAQLMLKQGMMSLGPISFEGVNPLVKLLQIVFSPWVFLGLCTFVISMASHLYVLSKVELSFAYPFLSLAYVAVAIFAYFVFREDLNGWRVAGIAFICVGTVLIAQSGRGHEDQTASIAPDKIPASETLR
- a CDS encoding NAD-dependent epimerase/dehydratase family protein → MRHVIFGGDGFVGRHLAPKLVADGEEVVVADIVKSDLPHYRNVRFIKCDVTDPASVAAVGLKADDMVYNLSAKMLSPIQVRAKRHDFFFPVNFHGTEHIMQAMDKAGAPRLVHYTTDMIYGHTVTQPMTEEHPVAPLGEYGWSKQKTEELAVEWRKRGMSIALFRPRLIIGPGRLGILEKLFKLIDWNLPVPMIGSGRNPYQFISVFDCAEAARAAWKAGVPNEAYNLGSLNPPPVKKLLGDLIRHAGSKSILLPTPGWAVKRTLDLLDVMNMPIMDPEQYLIADEECVLDVSKAERQLGWVPQYRDEDMLIAAYSEYRAKKAGPAVVTKHVPAE
- a CDS encoding aspartate aminotransferase family protein; the protein is MTVMAKPEQTNARTLVSAPALSPATIAKPDLISVEQAKAMDVAAMTDLFRAHLNPGQLHFMKLLGFHKIKIERAEGMFYIDQNGRKILDFFGGFGSLAFGHNHPRILEARKKFQEEKRQEIAIAFMSQYAAALAHNLAKCSPGDLDMVFLGSSGSEAMEAAVKLAERAAGPKRPKIVYAENSFHGKTKGVLGITDGQLYRADFKMAENTVRIPFGDIEAVERLFRSDPEVGVIVLETIQGGGGIIQAPAEYWQKLRALCDQYGVLWVADEVQCGYGRSGRFYAFEHYGVVPDVTALAKSLGGGKAAVGAMIARREIYMKAYGTPKTAMIHAMATFGGMGEACITSIEALNVLYDEGLIDNAAVTGDYLLQRLQALKDKYPKIIKDVRGKGLMVGLEFHDFSQTLPMVLRPIVSVLDDKLKGSLSGFVGALLLRDYDVLVAFTEYNRNVIRLEPPLICQREHVDRFVDAFDSLLSRGIVSIVKDFVKSQVR
- a CDS encoding glycosyltransferase 87 family protein, whose translation is MLTKSPASQNMLDRLAETGLAWGEGTYSRLAAPIGAAAFALYIFLTAFTAWVMPDANWDMLPYLAISEEGTYPDAQALHDYAYSTVKAGVSAGDYKALTDDGGGFRSHMTDNAADFHSLLGMYRIKFLYAEILSTLSAVMSPVEAMRLVQVFSALLFGAITLLWLRREKALALAPVVGAVLIMADFGDAARASTPDLLTSALLLGGLYAYVRGREVATAILLFLAFMVRPDNIVFLAIFAVLLVAFRQKAWGALAGFAASFVAYFAISHWAQHPGWWPHLWFSSIEQHYNMDGFEPAFSVTAYLRAFATSLLRAVNLNSWVGISVLALAGWFAAARAGFRLDRRAGILFAALVLGALAKFTVFPIHDTRIYFPHLIPPFLLLATPFMALWAAVARGQHRAALQIIPGDKP